TGCTACAAGTAGATATAAAAGATGAAGATATAGGAATAACCGCATTAATTCACGTTCCTAATCGTTAAAATTAGTTCAATGATAATTATTTAATTTTAATATTATGGCAGACCAAAACCCTAAACCCTTTTCCTCCCTCAAAAATACCATCATTACAGGTAGTGTAATCTTAGTTTTAGGAACAGCAGGAGCATTAATTGCTTATAATTCTCTCCATAAACAAACAAATCCCATATCCAATAATCCAGATATTGTAGAGCCTGACAACCCCACCCCCCCAGTACAAATAGAAGAAGGACAACGGGTTAATCTTTATTGGTTAAATGAAAACTTAGAAATTATCCCTCGCACAACGGATTTACCCAAAGCCCAAACCCAAGAAGAAGTATTAACCAATGCTTTTGATACCCTGTTACAAGGTTCTGATGGAGAAGACTTTAGCGCTATTCCCGAAAATACCCAATTAGTTAATTTAGATGTAAAAGAAAACGGAGTTTATGTGGATTTATCCTCCGAATTTACCACTGGGGGCGGCAGTGCCTCTATGATAGGACGCTTAGGACAAGTTATTTATACCGCTAGTAGTTTAAACCCAGAAAGCCCTGTCTGGTTGAGTGTGAATGGAGAACCCTTAGAACTTTTGGGGGGTGAAGGCTTAGAAATTGAACAACCCATGACCAGGGATTTGTATGAACAACAGTATGGCATAGAGTAGATAAGACCATTAATTTTTGGTCGCAAAATAAGATTTAGACTTGACGGGATCGTTAACCATGGTTTTGTCCCCTTCTTGCCAGTCGATGGGGCAAACTTCATCTTGATGGGATTGTACATATTGAATGGCTTTTAATACTCTGAGGGTTTCATCTACGCTACGACCAAAGGAAAAGTTGTTGACGGTCATATATTGAATGATGCCTTCAGGGTCAATAATGAACAAACCCCTCAAAGCAATTCCCGCTTCAGGTTCTAGGACTTCGTAGGCGGTGCTAATCTCTTTTTTAAGGTCAGATACCAAGGGGTAGTTTATGTCCCCGATGCCCCCTTGTTTTCTTTCGGTTTGAATCCATGCTAGGTGGGCAAATTCGCTATCTACCGATACTCCGAGTATTTCTGTGTTGAGAGAGCTAAATTCTTCGTGGCGATCGCTAAAAGCAATTATTTCGGTAGGGCAGACAAAGGTAAAATCGAGGGGATAGAAAAATAAGATAACATATTGGTCGAGATAATCGGACAATTTCAAGGTAGCAAACTCTTGGTCAATCACCGCTGTTGCCATAAAATCTGGTGCTTTTTGTCCCACTCGAATTGTCATAATACTATTTAATTTATCTATTTTTCAGTTTTTATTTTATCAAAAAAACCTAACTCCTCCATTATCAAAATTTTAATCCTAAAATCCTACATTCAAAAGATGCTCTTGAGCTTTTTCCGTGGCGATTCTACCTCGATGGGTACGGTTGATAAAACCGATTTGTAATAAATAGGGTTCATAAACTTCTTCAATGGTTTTGGCGTCTTCCCCTGTGGCAGAGGCGATCGCATCTAAGCCCACCGGGCCACCGTTAAACTGTTCTATGATGGTGGATAATACCAATCTATCAGTCCAATCTAAGCCGAGGCGATCGACATTATGCAGATCAAGGGCTTCACAGGCAAGGGTTTGATCCACTGTTTTACATCCTTTCACCTGAGCAAAATCACGCACCCGGCGTAAAAGACGATTAGTAATACGGGGTGTACCCCTCGAACGACGGGCAATTTCTTGCGCCCCTTTTTGATCAATGGTCACATCGAATATTTGAGCAGATCTTTTAACAATTTCGGTTAATTCATCGATTTGATAAAATTGTAACCGTTGGATTAAGCCAAAACGATCGCGCAGGGGAGAAGTTAATGCACCAATTTTAGTGGTAGCACCGATGAGGGTAAAAGGTTT
This sequence is a window from Cyanobacterium stanieri LEGE 03274. Protein-coding genes within it:
- a CDS encoding peroxiredoxin: MTIRVGQKAPDFMATAVIDQEFATLKLSDYLDQYVILFFYPLDFTFVCPTEIIAFSDRHEEFSSLNTEILGVSVDSEFAHLAWIQTERKQGGIGDINYPLVSDLKKEISTAYEVLEPEAGIALRGLFIIDPEGIIQYMTVNNFSFGRSVDETLRVLKAIQYVQSHQDEVCPIDWQEGDKTMVNDPVKSKSYFATKN
- the ruvB gene encoding Holliday junction branch migration DNA helicase RuvB, which translates into the protein MAIKRSSSGNNKKERLPLQRQSKFKTPSSEDSEILLPQEIAEDGEQNEDKIRPEKLADYIGQKDLKGVLTIAIAAAKQRQDPLDHILLYGPPGLGKTTMSLILAAEMGVNCKITAAPALERPRDIIGLLVSLQEGDILFIDEIHRLNRVTEELLYPAMEDKRLDITIGKGQSAKIRSIPLKPFTLIGATTKIGALTSPLRDRFGLIQRLQFYQIDELTEIVKRSAQIFDVTIDQKGAQEIARRSRGTPRITNRLLRRVRDFAQVKGCKTVDQTLACEALDLHNVDRLGLDWTDRLVLSTIIEQFNGGPVGLDAIASATGEDAKTIEEVYEPYLLQIGFINRTHRGRIATEKAQEHLLNVGF
- a CDS encoding GerMN domain-containing protein, encoding MADQNPKPFSSLKNTIITGSVILVLGTAGALIAYNSLHKQTNPISNNPDIVEPDNPTPPVQIEEGQRVNLYWLNENLEIIPRTTDLPKAQTQEEVLTNAFDTLLQGSDGEDFSAIPENTQLVNLDVKENGVYVDLSSEFTTGGGSASMIGRLGQVIYTASSLNPESPVWLSVNGEPLELLGGEGLEIEQPMTRDLYEQQYGIE